In a genomic window of Piliocolobus tephrosceles isolate RC106 chromosome 1, ASM277652v3, whole genome shotgun sequence:
- the RGS13 gene encoding regulator of G-protein signaling 13 — MSRRNCWICKMCRDESKRPPSNLTLEEVLQWAQSFKNLMATKYGPVVYAAYLKMEHSDENIQFWMACETYKKIASRWSRISRAKKLYKIYIQPQSPREINIDSSTRQTIIKNIQEPTETCFEEAQKIVYMHMERDSYPRFLKSEMYQKLLKAMQSNNSF, encoded by the exons ATGAGCAGGCGGAATTGTTGGATTTGTAAGATGTGCAGAGATGAATCTAAGAGGCCCCCTTCAAA ccTTACTTTGGAGGAAGTGTTACAGTGGgcccagtcttttaaaaatttaatggcTACAAAAT ATGGTCCAGTAGTCTATGCAGCATATTTAAAAATGGAGCACAGTGATGAGAATATTCAATTCTGGATGGCCTGTGAAACCTATAAGAAAATTGCCTCACGGTGGAGCAGAATTTCTAGGGCAAAGAAGCTTTATAAGATTTACATCCAGCCACAGTCCCCTAGAGAG ATTAACATTGACAGTTCGACAAGACAGACTATCATCAAGAACATTCAGGAACCCACTGAAACATGTTTTGAAGAAGCTCAGAAAATAGTCTATATGCATATGGAAAGGGATTCCTATCCCAGATTTCTAAAGTCAGAAATGTACCAAAAACTTTTGAAAGCTATGCAGTCCAATAACAGTTTCTGA